The Streptomyces rubrogriseus genomic sequence GGCGTCCCAGACGCTGGACTGGGCCCGTTGCGAGGGCACCGACGATGCCCCGGCACCGGACGGCGACTGGCGGTGCGCCACGCTGAAGGCACCGCTGGACTGGTCCGACCCGGACGGCGAGACGATCGATCTCGCGCTGATCCGGTCCCGGGCGAGCGGGGACGACCGCATCGGCTCCCTGCTGTTCAACTTCGGCGGCCCGGGCGCTTCCGGCGTCTCCACGATGCCCTCCTACGCCGACATCGTCTCCTCCCTGCACCAGCGGTACGACCTGGTGAGCTGGGACCCGCGCGGGGTGGCCGCCAGCGAGGGCGTCCGCTGCCGCACCGACGAGGCGATCGAGGCCGCCGAGTCGGTGGACTCCACACCGGACACACCGGCCGAGGAGCAGGCCTACCTGAAGGACGCCGCCGACTTCGGCAGGGGCTGCGAGAAGGCCGCCGGCAAGCTCATGGGACACGTCTCGACCACGGACACCGCCCGCGACATGGACCTGATGCGGCACGTCCTGGGCGACGAGAGAATGCACTACTTCGGCATCTCCTACGGCACCGAGCTCGGCGGCGTCTACGCCCACCTCTTCCCCAAGCACGTGGGCCGCGTGATCCTCGACGCGGTGGTGGACCCGGCCGCCGACACGATGGGCCACGCCGAGAACCAGGCCAGGGGTTTCCAGCGCGCGCTGGACGACTACCTGGAGTCGACCGGGCAGGAACCCGAGCAGGGGTCGCGGAAGATCGCCGACCTGCTGGAGCGGCTGGACGCCGAGCCGCTGCCCACGTCCTCGCCGGGGCGGGAGCTGACGCAGACCCTCGCGTTCACCGGCATCGTGCTGCCGCTGTACAGCGAGAGCGGCTGGCCGGCCCTGACCAGTGCGCTGAAGGCGGCCGAGGAGGGCGACGGCTCGGAGTTGCTCGCCCTCGCCGACGGCTACAACGAGCGTGATGCCTCGGGGCGCTACGGCACGACGACCCACTCGCAAAGGGTCATATCGTGCCTGGACGACAAGCAGCGGCCGACCGCGGAGGAGACGAAGAAGCTGCTGCCGAGGTTCGAGAAGGTCTCTCCCGTCTTCGGCGCCTTCCTCGGCTGGGACACGGCCGGGTGGTGCTACGACTGGCCGGTGGCCGGTCAGCACGAGACCGCGGAGGTGAGCGCGCCCGGCGCGGCCCCGATCCTGGTGGTCGGCAACACGGGCGACCCGGCCACGCCCTACGAGGGCGCCCGCAGGATGGCGGACGAGTTGGGCAAGGACGTCGGCGTGGTGCTGACCTGGAAGGGCGAGGGGCACGGTGCCTACGG encodes the following:
- a CDS encoding alpha/beta hydrolase translates to MARLVRWTALTAAAALLTAGCSGGSSDEDKDDGGRSSAGPSAAAPSGVPKALASQTLDWARCEGTDDAPAPDGDWRCATLKAPLDWSDPDGETIDLALIRSRASGDDRIGSLLFNFGGPGASGVSTMPSYADIVSSLHQRYDLVSWDPRGVAASEGVRCRTDEAIEAAESVDSTPDTPAEEQAYLKDAADFGRGCEKAAGKLMGHVSTTDTARDMDLMRHVLGDERMHYFGISYGTELGGVYAHLFPKHVGRVILDAVVDPAADTMGHAENQARGFQRALDDYLESTGQEPEQGSRKIADLLERLDAEPLPTSSPGRELTQTLAFTGIVLPLYSESGWPALTSALKAAEEGDGSELLALADGYNERDASGRYGTTTHSQRVISCLDDKQRPTAEETKKLLPRFEKVSPVFGAFLGWDTAGWCYDWPVAGQHETAEVSAPGAAPILVVGNTGDPATPYEGARRMADELGKDVGVVLTWKGEGHGAYGNGSDCVDSAVDAYLLKGTVPKDGKVCS